The genomic stretch CCCGAGCCGGACATCGCCGTCGTGGCCGGTGGGCCGCGCGACTATCTCTCCTCCCACCCGAGCCGTCCTACCCTCGTGGTGGAGATTGCTCTCACAAGTCTCGCGCTCGACCGAGGCGAAAAGGCCAGCCTCTATGCCCGGGCTCGCATTGAGGACTACTGGATCGTCAACCTGGTCGACAACATCCTGGAGGTGTACCGGGATCCGGAGGCCAATCCGGACTCGCCGTATGGCTGGCACTACGGATCAACTGTTACGTTGAGCGCCGGCGACCATGTCAGGCCGCTCTCGGTACCGAATGCCGAGATCCGCGTCGCCGATCTGTTGCCCTAGGGCCCAAATGGCCAGTGGACATTGACGCGCTTCTGAAAGCCCGCGACGAGATCCTGGCCATCGCTCAGCGCCATGGCGCCAGCAACGTCCGTGTGTTCGGATCCGTGGCCCGGGGAGAGGCGGGCCCGGACAGTGATGTCGACATCCTCGTGGACCTCGAGCTCGGCCGGAGCCTGCTCGACCATGCCCAGCTCCAGATCGATCTGGAAGCGTTGCTTGGCCGAAGGGTCGACGTGATCACTGCGCGGGCGCTTCGTCCACACCTCCGTGATCGTGTCC from Candidatus Methylomirabilota bacterium encodes the following:
- a CDS encoding Uma2 family endonuclease, giving the protein MSEVARSPARAKRWTRLEYERLVDLGAFGPEERLELIGGQLVVREPQGRPHSTGIRLVAAALRAAFGPGWTIEAQLPVALDEESEPEPDIAVVAGGPRDYLSSHPSRPTLVVEIALTSLALDRGEKASLYARARIEDYWIVNLVDNILEVYRDPEANPDSPYGWHYGSTVTLSAGDHVRPLSVPNAEIRVADLLP
- a CDS encoding nucleotidyltransferase family protein, translating into MDIDALLKARDEILAIAQRHGASNVRVFGSVARGEAGPDSDVDILVDLELGRSLLDHAQLQIDLEALLGRRVDVITARALRPHLRDRVLQEAIPL